The proteins below come from a single Necator americanus strain Aroian chromosome V, whole genome shotgun sequence genomic window:
- a CDS encoding hypothetical protein (NECATOR_CHRV.G18972.T1), whose product MMRITYRLVGIGVLFGETLRREPVPLRISVHYIDVVRLIPLQLNTRTVGSPPPLIKPQPRLAVPLVLPQEDRSDSCIYKKIRGKRKERSSSAGEVRFRSYEIIISD is encoded by the exons ATGATGAGAATAACGTATAGATTAGTTGGAATAGGAGTACTTTTTGGTGAAACGCTACGCAGGGAACCCGTCCCACTTCGTATCAGTGTGCACTACATAGACGTCGTGAGACTCATCCCACTGCAACTTAACACCA GAACTGTTGGATCGCCACCACCATTGATCAAACCACAACCTCGGCTTGCAGTACCACTAGTTCTTCCACAG GAAGATCGTTCGGATTCTTGTATTTACAAGAAGATACGCGGCAAACGTAAGGAACGCAGTAGCAGTGCTGGAGAAGTTCG